In the Thermomicrobiales bacterium genome, GCCTGGTGAATATCCGAGACATCACGCCGGCCGGGGCGACATTCATCGAGGCCCACGGGTTTGCGCCAGACTCCCGATCCGTCCTCTTCACGACCGACATCGGCGTGACAAGCACCTGGGAAAAGCACATCTGGTCGATGGATCTCGCAACGGGCTCGACCCGTAACGTGACGCCCAATGTGCACTGGAACGAGCACGCCTACTACAGTCCGGACGGATCCAGCATCACGTTCATGTCGAGCCTTCCGTTCCTCTGGTCGTTCATGAAGACCGAGGTCATGCTAATGAATGCCGACGGCAGCGGTGTCGTCCGGCTGACGCATTTCAATTCCAAGGGCTATCGAGAATCGACTGCGGAGCAAAGCGCCGCTACCCGGGTGCGCTGGAATGCTGCCGGCACGAAGATGCTCGTCACCCAACAAATGGCAGACACCTATCCGGCCCGCAAGATGTGGATGCTCACGTTCGCGGGCGCATGCGGGATGGCGTCTGGAACATAACACCCAGCAGCCGAGGGTGCGGCGACACACCGCCGCACTCTCGGCCCGCTCTGACCCCCCGATTCGGCTGCGGATATTTACAGATGGCCTGCGAGGTGCGATGATGCGCGAATGAAAACGCACCCGGTCGGTCGACCCCTTGCGATCTCTGGATTACGGCCGAGCGTTTCCAGAGATCGTGTTGTTGTTACTACCAGTGTTTCTGGCGCCCTTTCCTCGGCGAAGCGCTCTGAGCGCCGCCAGCACCACAATTGAATACCCCTCTGACCGTCCAGGGCTGCGACACACCACACCGCGGAGGGAGCCATTCCGATGTCCTCGATATCGAACGAACCACGCTTGATACGACCATACGGCGGCCAGCTCGTCGATCTGATTGCGACCGGCGACGCGGCTGACGAGCTCCGCGCACGCGCGAGAGAGATCCCCTCGATTCAGATCTCGGAGCGAACGGCGTGCGACCTGGAGATGCTCGCGATTGGCGCGTTCTCGCCACTGGATCGATTCATGAACGCGGCAGACCACGCGCGAGTCCTCGATGAGATGCGGCTGGCCGATGGGACGCTGTTTCCGATGCCGCTGATTCTGCCCGTCGAGCCATCGGACGCGATCCGTCAGGGCCGCGATGTTGCGCTGCGAAGCGCAAAGAACGAGTTGCTCGGAATCATGACCATCGACGAAGTGTTCGCGTGGGATGCCGACGAGGTGTCGGACAAGGTGTTCGGGACACGCGATCCTCGCCATCCGCTCGTTTCCGAGATGCGGCGTTGGGGCCCACTGGCAATCAGCGGCCCGCTCAAGGTCCTTCAGCTTCCAGCCCATTACGATTTCCGCGACTTGCGACTGACTCCCGCCGAGGTGCGCGCGCGGCTGGATGCGATCGGCCGGGAAAATGTCGTCGCATTTCAGACACGCAATCCGCTCCATCGCGTCCACGAAGAGCTGACCCGGCGCGCCGCTGAGGCGATCGACGGGGTGCTGTTGCTCCATCCGTCAGTCGGAATGACCAAGCCGGGCGATGTCGACCACTACACACGGGTTCGCACATACGCCGCGCTGGCCGAGCGGCACTACGAGCCAGGTCGCATCCTCCTCTCCCTGTTGCCGCTGGCGATGCGCATGGGCGGACCACGCGAGGCGCTCTGGCACGCGATCATCCGCCGCAATTACGGCGCGAATCACTTCATCGTCGGCCGGGATCACGCGAGTCCGGGCAATGACTCGAATGGCCGCCCATTTTATGGACCATACGACGCCCAGGAGTTGGTGTCCCGGCACAGCGCCGAAGTGGGCGTGACGGTGGTGCCGTTCAGCGAGCTCGTCTATCTGCCGGACGAACAACGGTACGAGGAGGTATCACGCATTCCGGAAGGGACGCGGACTGCCAAGATCTCCGGCACCCAGGTGCGCGAAGAGTTCCTGAATCTCGGGCGCAAGCTGCCGGCATGGTTCAGCCGGCCGGAAGTAGCCGACATTCTGGCCGAGACGTATCCACCACGCCATCGTCAGGGCGCTTGCATCTGGTTCACCGGTCTGAGTGGCGCTGGAAAGTCGACGACCGCCGAGGTGTTGACCGTGCTACTGCTGGAACGAGGCCGGCAAGTGACAGTGCTCGATGGAGATGTCGTGCGGACTCACCTGTCGAAGGGGCTCGGCTTCAGCAAAGAGGATCGCGAGACAAACGTCCGGCGCATCGGATTCGTGGCAGGGGAGATTGTTCGCCACGGGGGCGTCGTGATCTGTGCCGCCATCAGCCCCTACCTCGCCACTCGCGATGAGGTCCGCGAGATGATCGGCGCGGACCACTTCGTCGAAGTGTTTGTCGACACGCCGCTGGATATCTGCGAAGCGCGCGATTCAAAGGGTCTCTACGCCAAGGCGCGGCGAGGAGAGATTTCTGATTTCACCGGCATAGACGATCCATACGAACCGCCCGTCACGCCTGAAATCACGCTCGATACCGTCACAAGCACACCCGAAGAGAATGCAAAACGCATCGTTGCGCACCTTGTTGCGCAGGGGTTCGTTCGGTCCGACGAAGGTTGGGTCACCGAGATCGGCGCCCCCACAGCTGCCCGGTCCGTTTGACTTACCACCGGCGACCGGTCAGCGCTTTTTCTGGCGCTGACCGGTCACTGGTTGATGCGTCAACACAGCGCCACGCCCCCGATGCGTGTCGTAGTAGGTGAAGTTCCCGGGATATTCCCGAACAAGCCCGCCGTCGAGCTCGATAATGCGATTGCAGATCCGATCGAGAAAGTACCGATCGTGCGAAATCGTGAGGATCGTCCCGCCGAAATCGAGCAACGCGGCCTCGAGCTCCTCGATTGATGGCAGATCGAGATTGTTGGTTGGCTCGTCGAGCAGCAGGAAGTTGGCGCCACGGAGGATCAGCAGCGCGATCTGCAACCGGCTGCGTTCACCACCACTGAGCTTCCCGACCTGGGTCAGCGCGTCTTCGCGAGTGAACAACAACCCGACGAGAAAGCCAATGGCCGACTGCTCGGTCATCGCCCGCGCCGAACGCACGAGCTCCAGCGGCGTGCGAGTCGGCTCCAGCGTCTCCTGTTCCTGCGCATAGTAGCCCGTCACAATCGACGGCCCGATCCGCACACGTCCGGTGGTCGCGGGTTCGTCCCCAAGGACAAGCCGGAAGAGCGTCGTCTTGCCCGCTCCGTTGTCGCCGACGATCCCGACGCGCTCACCGTGCGTCAGCTCAAAGTCAAACGGTCGCAAGATCTCACGGTCGCCGTACGATTTCGAAAGCGCCTTCATCTCCAGGACAAGCGACGAGCCGCGGTCGGCAGAGAACTCAACGTCGATACGGCGACGGTCGATCACCGGGACGGGCTTTTCGGCGAGCTTCTCGCGTTCGATCTCGAGGATGCGCCAGCGATTGCCGGCGCGCGCGGCGAACTTGTGATTCTGCCGCGCCCATTGTGTCAGTTGTTCCGCGCTCGCCTTCAGCTTCTTCAGCTCGCGTTGGTGAAGCTCGTACAGTTGGGCGTCGCGCTCCAGGCGCTCCCGCTTCTGCGTGGTGAACCGACTGTAGTTGCCCGCGTATTTCGATACCCGTCCATCTTCCAGCTCGACGATACTGGTTGCGACGCGATCGATGAAATAGCGGTCATGTGAGATGATGACCGTCCCACCCTTGCGGCCGGTGAGATAGCTCTCGAGCCACGTCTTCGCGTTCGCATCGAGGTGATTGTCGGGTTCGTCAAGAAGCAGCAGATCCGGTTCTTCAAGCAGACATTGTGCCAACCCGACGATGCGCTTTTCGCCCCCACTCAGCGTCTCGATCGACAGATCCCAACGGTCGTCGGGCAAGCCAAGGGCGCTGAGCGTCTGCTCGACGCGCGCGCCAACAGGCATGCCCGAAACAGCATCGGCCCGCTCGATCAGCTCAGCATGTTCGACGAGCACTGCCTCCAGCTCAGCATCGGACAGATCCTCCCCCATGCGCCGCTCAAGCTCGTGGAGTCGTTCGTCGAGCGCGGCCGCGTCGCCGCTCGCCAGTGCTACGACATCTCGGACGGTATGACCCGGGGTGAACATCGGCTGCTGCGGAAGGTATCCTGTGCGCAACCCTCGCTGGCGGGCGATCGAGCCTGTGGTGGGCTGAACCTCGCCGGTAAGTAGCCGCAACAGCGTGCTCTTGCCAGCGCCGTTCCCCCCGACGAGGGCGACGCGCTCGTCGTCGCGTACCTCGAAGGTCAACTCCTCGAACACCAGGTGACCACCATAGATCACGCCGACTTCGCTCGCCTGCGCCAGGATAGCCACAATGCCCACGCTTCCCAACAATGCCTGATCAACAGAACGGCCGGCCCTCGCGCTGGCGCTTGATGAGCGTAACACGGCAGGCAGACGAGACGACTGGCTCGGGCGCGAATTCACCCGCCACGGCCGATCGACGAGGATCTCGAAACAACGACCCCCGGCGCCAATTGCTGGACGCCGGGGGTCGTTTGGGTCTGAGCGCGCCGGGGATCGGGGTTAGCGAGCCTTGCGCAGGATGGCGAGCCAGTCGCGCTTGCCTCGGGCACGGTTGAGCTCGGACTGCTTGTGTTCGACCATTCGCTCCAGCAGGTAGTTGTCCATGTTCATCTCCTCGTCTTCTCGTTACTAGCGCATCGTCGGGACGTGCGGATCGGCGGCTCGTTGCAGATAACTGCCTGCCGTCGCCGGAGCCGGCAGATAGTCTGAATCCCATAGAGATTCGGACCGTATCGTCGTAGGCTTTCGGTAGACAATCACTAGCGCCTCCTATCTAGACCAGATCATACGATTACAGGAAGTGATTGTCAACTGTTTCTTATGATTCAGTTCAAGATTGGGAACCATCTGCTGGGAATCAGTCCGAATCACGGCTGACAGCGGCCAATTCGTCATGCGTCGCCCGGTATCGACGGGTTACCATTACGCCGGCTGGCGCGGCCCACCCGCCTGAAGCACCCGGAGGTAAGC is a window encoding:
- a CDS encoding bifunctional sulfate adenylyltransferase/adenylylsulfate kinase; this encodes MSSISNEPRLIRPYGGQLVDLIATGDAADELRARAREIPSIQISERTACDLEMLAIGAFSPLDRFMNAADHARVLDEMRLADGTLFPMPLILPVEPSDAIRQGRDVALRSAKNELLGIMTIDEVFAWDADEVSDKVFGTRDPRHPLVSEMRRWGPLAISGPLKVLQLPAHYDFRDLRLTPAEVRARLDAIGRENVVAFQTRNPLHRVHEELTRRAAEAIDGVLLLHPSVGMTKPGDVDHYTRVRTYAALAERHYEPGRILLSLLPLAMRMGGPREALWHAIIRRNYGANHFIVGRDHASPGNDSNGRPFYGPYDAQELVSRHSAEVGVTVVPFSELVYLPDEQRYEEVSRIPEGTRTAKISGTQVREEFLNLGRKLPAWFSRPEVADILAETYPPRHRQGACIWFTGLSGAGKSTTAEVLTVLLLERGRQVTVLDGDVVRTHLSKGLGFSKEDRETNVRRIGFVAGEIVRHGGVVICAAISPYLATRDEVREMIGADHFVEVFVDTPLDICEARDSKGLYAKARRGEISDFTGIDDPYEPPVTPEITLDTVTSTPEENAKRIVAHLVAQGFVRSDEGWVTEIGAPTAARSV
- a CDS encoding ABC-F family ATP-binding cassette domain-containing protein codes for the protein MAILAQASEVGVIYGGHLVFEELTFEVRDDERVALVGGNGAGKSTLLRLLTGEVQPTTGSIARQRGLRTGYLPQQPMFTPGHTVRDVVALASGDAAALDERLHELERRMGEDLSDAELEAVLVEHAELIERADAVSGMPVGARVEQTLSALGLPDDRWDLSIETLSGGEKRIVGLAQCLLEEPDLLLLDEPDNHLDANAKTWLESYLTGRKGGTVIISHDRYFIDRVATSIVELEDGRVSKYAGNYSRFTTQKRERLERDAQLYELHQRELKKLKASAEQLTQWARQNHKFAARAGNRWRILEIEREKLAEKPVPVIDRRRIDVEFSADRGSSLVLEMKALSKSYGDREILRPFDFELTHGERVGIVGDNGAGKTTLFRLVLGDEPATTGRVRIGPSIVTGYYAQEQETLEPTRTPLELVRSARAMTEQSAIGFLVGLLFTREDALTQVGKLSGGERSRLQIALLILRGANFLLLDEPTNNLDLPSIEELEAALLDFGGTILTISHDRYFLDRICNRIIELDGGLVREYPGNFTYYDTHRGRGAVLTHQPVTGQRQKKR